From one Solea solea chromosome 15, fSolSol10.1, whole genome shotgun sequence genomic stretch:
- the LOC131473718 gene encoding regulator of G-protein signaling 7, whose protein sequence is MAQTNSGGQGTNGVADESPNMIVYRKMEEVIARMQEEKNGIPIRTVKSFLTKIPSVFSGSDIVQWMIKNLDIEDQVEALHLGTLMAAHGYFFPISDHVLTLKDDGTFYRFQTPYFWPSNCWEPENTDYAVYLCKRTMQNKARLELADYEAESLARLQRAFARKWEFIFMQAEAQAKVDKKRDKIERKILDSQERAFWDVHRPVPGCVNTTEVDIKKSSRMKNPHKTRKSVYGLQNDIRTHSPTHTPAPEAKQPTEEELQEQITFWQLQLDRHRLKMSKVAESLLGYTEQYVEYDPFLTPPDPSNPWISDDTTLWELEASKEPGQQRVKRWAFGIDEVLKDPVGREQFLKFLESEFSSENLRFWLAVQELKKRPIREVPARVQEIWQEFLAPGAPSAINVDSKSYAKTTQNVKDPGRYAFEDAQEHIYKLMKSDSYSRFIRSSAYQELLQAKKKKSKNLF, encoded by the exons ATGGAGGAGGTAATAGCACGCATGCAAGAGGAGAAAAATGGCATCCCCATCCGAACGGTGAAAAGTTTTCTAACCAAGATCCCCAGTGTATTTTCAG GTTCTGATATTGTACAGTGGATGATCAAGAACCTGGACATTGAAGATCAAG tggaAGCTCTTCACCTAGGAACGCTGATGGCGGCACATGGTTACTTCTTCCCCATCTCAGACCACGTCCTCACTCTCAAAGATGACGGTACTTTCTATAGGTTTCAG ACTCCATACTTTTGGCCATCAAACTGCTGGGAGCCAGAAAACACAGACTATG ctGTTTACCTCTGCAAAAGAACAATGCAAAATAAAGCACGTCTGGAGCTTGCAGACTATGAAGCG gAGAGCTTAGCAAGACTACAGAGAGCCTTCGCCAGGAAATGGGAGTTCATTTTTATGCAAGCAGAAGCACAAGCAAA aGTGGAcaagaaaagagacaaaattGAGAGGAAAATTCTCGACAGCCAGGAAAGAGCATTCTGGGATGTACACAGACCAGTG CCTGGGTGTGTGAACACAACAGAAGTCGACATAAAGAAGTCATCCAGAatgaaaaacccacacaaaaccAGAAAG TCTGTGTACGGGCTGCAGAATGACATCCGCACCCACAGCCCGACCCACACCCCCGCCCCAGAGGCCAAGCAGCCGACAGAAGAAGAACTGCAGGAACAG ATCACCTTTTGGCAATTGCAATTAGACCGGCATCGACTGAAAATGTCCAAAGTGGCAGAGAG TTTGCTGGGTTACACAGAGCAGTACGTGGAATACGACCCTTTCCTCACGCCTCCAGATCCATCCAATCCCTGGATCTCAGACGACACCACGCTCTGGGAGCTTGAAGCCAG TAAGGAGCCGGGGCAGCAGAGGGTAAAGAGGTGGGCCTTTGGCATCGACGAGGTCCTCAAAGATCCTGTGGGCAGAGAGCAGTTCCTCAAGTTCCTGGAGTCTGAGTTCAGCTCAGAGAATCTCAG GTTCTGGCTAGCGGTCCAGGAGCTAAAGAAACGTCCCATCAGAGAAGTTCCAGCTCGGGTTCAGGAGATCTGGCAGGAGTTCCTGGCCCCCGGAGCGCCCAGTGCCATCAACGTCGACTCAAAGAGCTACGCCAAAACCACCCAGAATGTCAAAGATCCTGGACGCTACGCCTTTGAAGATGCACAG GAACACATCTACAAGTTGATGAAGAGTGATTCTTACAGTCGTTTCATTCGTTCCAGTGCCTACCAGGAATTATTACAGGCCAAGAAGAag AAAAGTAAGAACTTGTTCTGA